In a genomic window of Streptomyces noursei ATCC 11455:
- a CDS encoding LysR family transcriptional regulator — MSGPTAPAGPAGAPGLELRELECFLVLSEELHFGRTGERLYVSQSRVSQLLRALESRIGARLVDRTSRRVRLTPLGEEFHASLRPAYDALRATVEGARTAARGIEGRLTVGFQGTADDRVMRAIDAFHARHPGCATQIVEIPLCDPFGALRSGAVDVAVTLLPVAEPDLVLGPVFSAQRQTVALSVRHPLASRASLSAEELAGLPLIAPDGPAPVYWRTAQAPLATPEGRPVPAGPRVSTLQEGLTLTAAGRGGMLLCRPTADYHGRRDVVFVPVTGLPDSVLGVVHHAARETARVRAFTAAVREVTAAGTSPRPRHRPDTVNGEARQGG; from the coding sequence ATGAGCGGCCCGACCGCCCCCGCCGGCCCCGCCGGCGCTCCCGGCCTCGAACTCCGCGAGTTGGAGTGCTTCCTGGTGCTCTCCGAGGAGCTGCACTTCGGCCGTACCGGGGAGCGCCTCTACGTCTCCCAGAGCCGGGTCAGTCAGCTGCTGCGCGCCCTGGAGTCCCGGATCGGGGCGCGGCTGGTGGACCGCACCAGCCGCCGGGTCCGTCTGACGCCGCTGGGCGAGGAGTTCCACGCGTCCCTGCGCCCGGCCTACGACGCGCTGCGCGCCACGGTGGAGGGCGCCCGTACGGCCGCCCGCGGCATCGAGGGCCGGTTGACCGTCGGCTTCCAGGGCACCGCCGACGACCGGGTCATGCGGGCGATCGACGCCTTCCACGCCCGGCATCCGGGGTGCGCCACGCAGATCGTGGAGATCCCGCTGTGCGACCCGTTCGGTGCGCTGCGCAGCGGTGCGGTGGACGTGGCGGTGACGCTGCTCCCGGTGGCCGAGCCGGATCTCGTCCTGGGTCCGGTGTTCTCGGCGCAGCGGCAGACGGTCGCGCTGTCCGTGCGGCATCCGCTGGCGTCCCGTGCGTCCCTGAGTGCCGAGGAGCTGGCGGGGCTGCCCCTGATTGCCCCGGACGGGCCGGCGCCGGTGTACTGGCGCACCGCGCAGGCGCCCCTCGCGACCCCTGAGGGCCGGCCCGTTCCGGCCGGTCCCCGGGTCAGCACGTTGCAGGAGGGGTTGACGCTGACCGCGGCGGGCCGGGGCGGGATGCTGCTGTGCCGGCCGACGGCGGACTACCACGGGCGCCGTGACGTGGTCTTCGTCCCGGTCACCGGCCTCCCCGACTCGGTGCTGGGCGTGGTGCACCACGCGGCCCGGGAAACCGCCCGGGTCCGGGCCTTCACCGCCGCGGTGCGGGAGGTGACGGCGGCCGGTACCTCCCCGCGCCCGCGCCACCGGCCGGACACCGTGAACGGCGAAGCACGGCAAGGGGGGTGA
- a CDS encoding FHA domain-containing protein FhaB/FipA, protein MSELTLTVMRLGFLAVLWLFVIVAVQVIRSDLFGTRVTQRGAARRGGPEPRTQRQAAPQQQRRQESGGRGGNRQRRGAPTKLVVSEGTLAGTTVALQGQTITLGRAHDSTIVLDDDYASSRHARIYPDRDGQWIVEDLGSTNGTYLDRTRLTTATPIPLGAPIRIGKTVIELRK, encoded by the coding sequence ATGTCAGAGCTGACCCTCACGGTCATGCGGTTGGGTTTCCTCGCCGTACTGTGGCTGTTCGTCATCGTGGCCGTTCAGGTCATCCGCAGCGATCTGTTCGGCACGCGTGTCACACAGCGCGGCGCCGCCCGCCGCGGCGGGCCGGAACCGCGCACCCAGCGCCAGGCTGCCCCCCAGCAGCAGCGCCGCCAGGAGAGCGGCGGTCGCGGCGGGAACCGGCAGCGGCGCGGGGCCCCCACCAAGCTGGTGGTCTCCGAGGGCACGCTGGCCGGTACGACCGTCGCCCTCCAGGGCCAGACGATCACCCTGGGGCGGGCGCACGACTCCACCATCGTGCTGGACGACGACTACGCGTCCAGCAGGCATGCCAGGATCTACCCGGACCGCGACGGCCAGTGGATCGTCGAGGACCTCGGTTCCACGAACGGCACGTACCTTGACCGGACCCGACTGACGACCGCGACTCCGATTCCCCTGGGAGCCCCGATCCGCATCGGCAAGACCGTCATCGAGCTGCGGAAGTAG
- a CDS encoding FhaA domain-containing protein yields the protein MGVLKRFEQRLEGLVNGTFAKVFKSEVQPVEIAGALQRECDNNASIWNRDRTVVPNDFIVELSTPDYERLSPYSGQLGDELSGMVRDYAKQQRYTFMGPIKVHLEKAEDLDTGLYRVRSRTLASSTSQDRPGQAAAARATGAPNPPGGHVAPPMPSSPPPGAAPVPRTGAPGAGPQPHAQTRRWIEINGTRHQISRPTMVLGRSTDADVRIDDPGVSRRHCEIRVGTPATVQDLGSTNGIVVDGQHTTRASLRDGSRIVVGSTTIVYRQAEG from the coding sequence GTGGGAGTACTGAAGCGTTTCGAGCAGCGTCTCGAAGGTCTCGTCAACGGCACCTTCGCCAAGGTGTTCAAGTCCGAAGTGCAGCCCGTCGAGATCGCCGGCGCGCTGCAGCGCGAGTGCGACAACAACGCCAGCATCTGGAACCGCGACCGCACGGTCGTCCCCAACGACTTCATCGTCGAGCTGAGCACTCCGGACTACGAGCGGCTGAGCCCGTACAGCGGCCAGCTCGGCGACGAGCTGTCGGGCATGGTCCGCGACTACGCCAAGCAGCAGCGGTACACCTTCATGGGCCCGATCAAGGTCCATCTGGAGAAGGCCGAGGATCTCGACACCGGTCTGTACCGCGTCCGCAGCCGCACCCTCGCGTCCAGCACGTCCCAGGACCGTCCCGGTCAGGCCGCGGCGGCCCGCGCCACCGGGGCGCCGAACCCTCCCGGTGGTCATGTGGCGCCGCCCATGCCGTCGTCCCCGCCGCCCGGTGCGGCGCCCGTGCCCCGTACGGGAGCGCCCGGTGCCGGGCCGCAGCCGCACGCGCAGACCCGGCGCTGGATCGAGATCAACGGCACCCGTCACCAGATTTCCCGCCCGACCATGGTGCTGGGCCGCAGCACCGACGCCGACGTGCGGATCGACGACCCCGGGGTCTCCCGGCGGCACTGTGAGATCCGGGTCGGCACGCCCGCCACGGTCCAGGATCTGGGTTCCACCAACGGCATCGTGGTGGACGGGCAGCACACCACCCGCGCTAGTCTCCGCGACGGCTCGCGGATCGTCGTGGGCAGTACCACCATCGTTTACCGGCAAGCCGAAGGGTGA
- a CDS encoding PP2C family protein-serine/threonine phosphatase → MSLSLRFAAGSHKGMIREGNEDSGYAGPRLLAIADGMGGQAAGEVASSEVISTLVQLDDDVPGSDILTSLGTAVQRANDQLRVMVEEDPQLEGMGTTLTALLWTGQRLGLVHVGDSRAYLLRDGMLTQITQDHTWVQRLVDEGRITEEEATTHPQRSLLMRALGSGDHVEPDLSIREVRAGDRYLICSDGLSGVVSHQTLEETLAGYQGPHETVQELIQLALRGGGPDNITCIVADVLDVDGNEAAAGQLNDTPVVVGAVAENQHQLNDPSTLQTPAARAAELGRRDAQPAPGGAFGPPGSGDPEVGGMPQGSFGAFTDEDFLKPRRRGKWLKASLFTVLALGVIGGGLYGGYQWTQTQYFVGAKDDHVALYRGISQDLAWIKLNAVDEDHPEIELKYLPVYQRNQVKETIAVDNRNQASEKVVELGKQAGACQAKEQREAAERAAGAAKGKGGQAGKPGGTPTTGAKPGTAGNGVAGTLSATAGTTPTPTPSQTPSEEQQKLEKNCSTQQ, encoded by the coding sequence ATGAGTCTGTCGCTGCGCTTCGCCGCCGGATCGCACAAGGGCATGATCCGCGAGGGCAACGAGGACTCCGGCTATGCCGGGCCCCGGCTGCTCGCCATCGCGGACGGCATGGGCGGCCAGGCCGCCGGTGAGGTCGCCTCGTCCGAGGTGATCTCCACGCTCGTCCAGCTCGACGACGACGTTCCCGGCTCCGACATCCTCACCTCGCTGGGCACCGCGGTGCAGCGCGCCAACGACCAGCTGCGGGTGATGGTCGAGGAGGATCCGCAGCTGGAGGGCATGGGCACGACCCTGACCGCGCTGCTGTGGACGGGCCAGCGGCTCGGTCTGGTGCACGTCGGTGACTCCCGGGCGTATCTGCTGCGGGACGGGATGCTCACCCAGATCACGCAGGACCACACGTGGGTGCAGCGGCTGGTCGACGAGGGCCGGATCACCGAGGAGGAGGCCACCACCCATCCGCAGCGGTCGCTGCTGATGCGGGCGCTGGGCAGTGGCGATCATGTCGAACCGGACCTGTCGATCCGCGAGGTGCGGGCCGGGGACCGGTACCTGATCTGCTCGGACGGGTTGTCCGGGGTGGTCAGCCACCAGACGCTGGAAGAGACCCTGGCCGGTTACCAGGGGCCGCACGAGACGGTGCAGGAGCTGATCCAGCTCGCGCTGCGCGGCGGTGGGCCGGACAACATCACCTGCATCGTCGCCGACGTCCTGGACGTGGACGGCAACGAGGCGGCGGCCGGGCAGCTCAACGACACCCCGGTGGTGGTCGGTGCGGTCGCCGAGAACCAGCACCAGCTGAACGACCCCAGCACGCTCCAGACGCCGGCGGCGCGCGCCGCCGAGCTGGGCCGCCGGGACGCGCAGCCCGCGCCGGGGGGTGCCTTCGGGCCGCCCGGCAGCGGGGACCCGGAGGTCGGCGGGATGCCGCAGGGCTCGTTCGGGGCGTTCACGGACGAGGACTTCCTCAAGCCGCGGCGGCGCGGCAAGTGGCTGAAGGCGTCGCTGTTCACGGTGCTGGCGCTGGGGGTGATCGGCGGAGGGCTGTACGGGGGCTACCAGTGGACGCAGACGCAGTATTTCGTCGGCGCCAAGGACGATCATGTCGCGCTGTACCGGGGCATCAGCCAGGACCTGGCGTGGATCAAGCTGAACGCGGTCGACGAGGACCACCCCGAGATCGAACTCAAGTACCTGCCGGTGTACCAGCGCAACCAGGTCAAGGAGACCATCGCGGTCGACAACCGCAACCAGGCGAGCGAGAAGGTCGTCGAGCTCGGCAAGCAGGCCGGCGCCTGTCAGGCGAAGGAGCAGCGCGAGGCCGCCGAGCGGGCGGCCGGGGCCGCCAAGGGCAAGGGCGGCCAGGCCGGTAAGCCCGGTGGCACGCCGACGACCGGCGCCAAGCCGGGCACCGCCGGTAACGGCGTGGCCGGCACACTGTCCGCGACGGCCGGCACGACCCCCACACCGACCCCCAGCCAGACGCCCTCCGAGGAGCAGCAGAAGCTGGAGAAGAATTGCAGCACCCAGCAGTGA
- the pknB gene encoding Stk1 family PASTA domain-containing Ser/Thr kinase, which translates to MEEPRRLGGRYELGSVLGRGGMAEVYLAHDTRLGRTVAVKTLRADLARDPSFQARFRREAQSAASLNHPSIVAVYDTGEDYVDGVSIPYIVMEYVDGSTLRELLHSGRKLLPERSLEMTIGVLQALEYSHRAGIVHRDIKPANVMLTRTGQVKVMDFGIARAMGDAGMTMTQTAAVIGTAQYLSPEQAKGEQVDARSDLYSTGCLLYELLTVRPPFVGDSPVAVAYQHVREEPQPPSTFDPEISPEMDAIVLKALVKDPDYRYQSADEMRADIEAALDGQPVAATTALGAVGYGEQDQPTTLLRAQDPGGPKTSMLPPMSPDDGGFGYEERGDRRRGGGKKSNVSTILLALAAVLVLVGAIFIGKAMFSGNKSNSITVPNLEGKSLAEAKSYGENSSFKVVKDGSKECDNAQKGQITSQDPAADTKIDKGATVHVTMCSGAVKVAVPDVQGMPFEDAQKELNKKGFKNVTKAEKESDRTQGVVMDQDPKAQSQVTKDTQITLTVAKAAPKATVPDVKGQDYAAAQKQLQDQGFIVRRGPDQNVTDPAQNGKVVGESPDGNQQVAQGSTVTLTVGKAAQAQMPMVTGKKVKDAKQMLQQAGYTSIQFANNSPQDDNAVVTGQDPQPGTQGDPASTTVNLTTMGGDNGNNNDGGIFGGPFGWGKKH; encoded by the coding sequence ATGGAAGAGCCGCGTCGCCTCGGCGGCCGGTACGAGCTGGGCTCGGTGCTCGGCCGTGGTGGCATGGCGGAGGTCTACCTCGCGCATGACACCCGTCTCGGCCGCACCGTGGCGGTGAAGACCCTGCGGGCGGATCTCGCCCGCGATCCGTCTTTCCAGGCCCGGTTCCGCCGTGAGGCCCAGTCGGCCGCCTCGCTGAACCATCCGTCGATCGTCGCGGTCTACGACACCGGCGAGGACTACGTCGACGGGGTGTCGATCCCGTACATCGTCATGGAGTACGTGGACGGGTCGACGCTGCGTGAGCTGTTGCACTCCGGGCGGAAGCTGCTGCCCGAGCGGTCGTTGGAGATGACGATCGGTGTGCTGCAGGCGCTGGAGTACTCGCACCGCGCCGGCATCGTGCACCGCGACATCAAGCCGGCCAACGTGATGCTGACCCGTACCGGCCAGGTCAAGGTGATGGACTTCGGTATCGCCCGGGCCATGGGCGATGCCGGTATGACCATGACGCAGACCGCGGCGGTGATCGGTACCGCGCAGTACCTGTCGCCGGAGCAGGCCAAGGGCGAGCAGGTCGATGCCCGCTCCGACCTGTACTCGACGGGCTGTCTGCTCTATGAGCTGCTGACCGTGCGGCCGCCGTTCGTCGGGGACTCCCCGGTCGCGGTGGCCTACCAGCACGTGCGGGAGGAGCCGCAGCCGCCGAGCACCTTCGATCCGGAGATCTCCCCGGAGATGGACGCGATCGTCCTGAAGGCGCTGGTCAAGGACCCGGACTACCGCTATCAGTCGGCGGACGAGATGCGGGCCGACATCGAGGCGGCGCTGGACGGCCAGCCGGTCGCGGCGACCACCGCGCTGGGTGCGGTGGGTTACGGCGAGCAGGACCAGCCGACGACGCTGCTGCGGGCACAGGACCCGGGCGGCCCGAAGACGTCGATGCTGCCGCCGATGAGCCCGGACGACGGGGGCTTCGGCTACGAGGAGCGCGGCGACCGGCGGCGGGGCGGCGGCAAGAAGAGCAACGTCTCCACGATCCTGCTGGCGCTGGCCGCGGTCCTGGTCCTGGTCGGTGCGATCTTCATCGGCAAGGCGATGTTCAGCGGGAACAAGAGCAACTCCATCACGGTGCCCAACCTTGAGGGCAAGTCGCTGGCGGAGGCGAAGTCCTACGGCGAGAACAGCTCCTTCAAGGTCGTCAAGGACGGCAGCAAGGAGTGCGACAACGCCCAGAAGGGCCAGATCACCTCGCAGGACCCGGCAGCCGACACCAAGATCGACAAGGGCGCCACGGTCCACGTGACGATGTGCTCGGGTGCGGTGAAGGTGGCCGTGCCGGACGTGCAGGGCATGCCGTTCGAGGACGCGCAGAAGGAGCTCAACAAGAAGGGCTTCAAGAACGTCACCAAGGCGGAGAAGGAGTCCGACCGGACGCAGGGCGTTGTCATGGACCAGGACCCCAAGGCGCAGTCCCAGGTGACCAAGGACACCCAGATCACGCTGACCGTGGCCAAGGCGGCGCCGAAGGCGACCGTGCCGGACGTCAAGGGCCAGGACTACGCCGCGGCGCAGAAGCAACTCCAGGACCAGGGTTTCATCGTCAGGCGGGGACCCGACCAGAACGTGACCGACCCGGCGCAGAACGGCAAGGTCGTCGGTGAGAGTCCGGACGGGAACCAGCAGGTGGCCCAGGGCTCGACGGTCACGCTGACGGTGGGCAAGGCCGCGCAGGCGCAGATGCCCATGGTGACGGGCAAGAAGGTGAAGGACGCCAAGCAGATGCTGCAGCAGGCGGGCTACACCAGCATCCAGTTCGCCAACAACAGTCCGCAGGACGACAACGCCGTGGTCACGGGCCAGGACCCGCAGCCGGGGACGCAGGGTGACCCCGCGTCGACCACCGTGAACCTGACCACCATGGGCGGCGACAACGGGAACAACAACGACGGCGGCATCTTCGGCGGACCGTTCGGCTGGGGGAAGAAGCACTAG
- a CDS encoding peptidoglycan D,D-transpeptidase FtsI family protein → MNKPLRRVAVFCGLLVLALLVRVNWVQFVQSDQLKNDPHNRRVAIERYSTPRGNIIVDGKAITGSTTTDSGDFKYKRTYKNGKMWAPVTGYASQAFDSNQLEKLNDAILTGTDDRLFFSRTVDMFTGGKQKGGNVVTTLDAKAQKAAFDGLGDKKGAVVALNPETGAILALASTPSYDPSTFAGMTDKDAEAYNALQKKNNPDEPMLNRALRQTYPPGSTFKVVTAAAALENGLYTDPDAKTDSPVPYILPDTVHQPLNNEGNIPCENATLRVALQYSCNTVFGKISADLGNAKMKAEAEKFGFNDAKIDTPVRAAESVFPKDNRPQNAMAGIGQASNRATPLQMAMVASAVANGGKLMKPYMVESLVAPNLNVVQQHTPQELGRPLKPENAQKLQSMMETVVKDGTGQSAQIDGVTVGGKTGTAQHGENNKDNPYAWFISYAKTAKGTPVAVAVVIEGSDTLRDDIAGGKLAAPIAKGVMEAVIEGQR, encoded by the coding sequence GTGAACAAGCCCCTGCGACGGGTCGCGGTCTTCTGCGGCCTGCTCGTCCTCGCCCTGCTCGTCCGTGTGAACTGGGTGCAGTTCGTCCAGAGCGACCAGCTCAAGAACGATCCGCACAACAGGCGGGTGGCGATCGAGCGGTACAGCACGCCGCGCGGCAACATCATCGTCGACGGCAAGGCCATCACCGGTTCGACGACGACGGACAGTGGTGACTTCAAGTACAAGCGGACGTACAAGAACGGCAAGATGTGGGCGCCGGTCACCGGCTACGCATCGCAGGCCTTCGACTCCAACCAGTTGGAGAAGCTGAACGACGCGATCCTGACGGGCACTGACGACCGGCTCTTCTTCAGCCGCACGGTGGACATGTTCACCGGTGGCAAGCAGAAGGGCGGGAACGTGGTGACCACCCTCGACGCCAAGGCGCAGAAGGCGGCCTTCGACGGGCTCGGGGACAAGAAGGGCGCGGTGGTGGCGCTCAACCCAGAGACCGGGGCGATCCTGGCGCTGGCCAGCACGCCGTCGTACGACCCGTCGACGTTCGCGGGGATGACGGACAAGGACGCCGAGGCGTACAACGCGCTGCAGAAGAAGAACAACCCGGACGAGCCGATGCTGAACCGGGCGCTGCGGCAGACGTACCCGCCCGGTTCGACGTTCAAGGTGGTCACCGCGGCGGCGGCGCTGGAGAACGGCCTGTACACCGACCCGGACGCCAAGACGGACTCGCCGGTGCCGTACATCCTGCCGGACACCGTGCACCAGCCGCTGAACAACGAGGGCAACATCCCCTGCGAGAACGCGACGCTGCGGGTGGCGCTGCAGTACTCCTGCAACACCGTCTTCGGCAAGATCAGTGCGGATCTCGGCAACGCGAAGATGAAGGCCGAGGCGGAGAAGTTCGGCTTCAACGACGCGAAGATCGACACTCCGGTGCGGGCCGCGGAGAGCGTCTTCCCGAAGGACAACCGGCCGCAGAATGCGATGGCCGGTATCGGGCAGGCGTCGAACCGTGCCACGCCGTTGCAGATGGCAATGGTGGCGTCGGCGGTCGCCAACGGCGGGAAGCTGATGAAGCCGTACATGGTCGAGTCGCTGGTGGCGCCGAACCTCAACGTCGTGCAGCAGCACACGCCGCAGGAGCTGGGCCGGCCGCTGAAGCCGGAGAACGCGCAGAAGCTCCAGAGCATGATGGAGACCGTGGTCAAGGACGGCACGGGTCAGTCGGCGCAGATCGACGGCGTGACGGTCGGTGGCAAGACCGGTACCGCGCAGCACGGTGAGAACAACAAGGACAATCCGTACGCCTGGTTCATCTCGTATGCGAAGACCGCGAAGGGCACTCCGGTCGCGGTGGCGGTGGTGATCGAGGGGTCGGACACCCTCCGTGACGACATCGCCGGTGGCAAGCTCGCCGCTCCGATCGCGAAGGGCGTGATGGAGGCGGTCATCGAAGGCCAGCGGTGA
- a CDS encoding FtsW/RodA/SpoVE family cell cycle protein, giving the protein MSSTTTTTTVGTFAAPSRRNTELALLVFAVLIPVFAYVNVGLAKDGSVPAGALGYTLGLGLLAGVTHLVVRKWAPYADPLMLPIATLLNGLGLVFIWRLDQEPKISTPQLGGAMAPGQLMWSTLGVALFLGVLVFLKDHRVLQRYTYISMVVALVLLIAPIFFPARFGARIWITIPGVGSLQPGEFAKIIIAIFFAGYLMVKRDALALASRRFMGMYLPRGRDLGPILVIWALSLMILVFETDLGTSLLFFGLFVIMLYVATERTSWIVFGLLLSAGGAVAVATFESHVQVRVHNWLNPLELQNGGVTETAQAMYSFGSGGILGSGLGQGYSRLIGGIAPKSDYILATVGEEIGLAGLMGILLLYGLLIERGIRTALAARDPFGKLLAVGLSGAFALQVFVVAGGVTGLIPLTGMTMPFLAQGGSSVIANWALVGILLRISDTARRPAPAPAPSTDAEMTQVVRP; this is encoded by the coding sequence ATGAGCAGTACAACCACCACGACGACTGTGGGCACGTTCGCCGCCCCGAGTCGTCGCAACACCGAGCTGGCCCTGCTCGTCTTCGCGGTGCTGATCCCGGTGTTCGCCTACGTCAACGTCGGCCTGGCGAAGGACGGTTCGGTGCCCGCGGGGGCGCTGGGCTACACGCTGGGGCTGGGGTTGCTGGCGGGGGTCACGCACCTGGTCGTCCGTAAGTGGGCGCCGTATGCGGACCCGCTGATGCTGCCCATCGCGACGTTGCTGAACGGCCTGGGGCTGGTGTTCATCTGGCGGCTGGACCAGGAGCCGAAGATCAGCACCCCGCAGCTGGGCGGTGCCATGGCACCGGGTCAGTTGATGTGGTCGACGCTGGGCGTCGCGCTCTTCCTCGGTGTGCTGGTCTTCCTCAAGGATCACCGGGTCCTGCAGCGCTACACCTACATCTCGATGGTGGTGGCGCTGGTCCTGCTGATCGCCCCGATCTTCTTCCCGGCCCGGTTCGGCGCGCGCATCTGGATCACGATTCCCGGTGTCGGTTCGCTGCAGCCCGGCGAGTTCGCGAAGATCATCATCGCGATCTTCTTCGCGGGCTATCTGATGGTGAAGCGGGACGCGCTGGCGCTGGCCAGCCGCCGCTTCATGGGCATGTATCTGCCGCGCGGCCGGGACCTCGGCCCGATTCTGGTCATCTGGGCGCTCAGCCTGATGATCCTGGTCTTCGAGACCGACCTGGGCACCTCGCTGCTCTTCTTCGGCCTCTTCGTGATCATGCTGTACGTCGCCACCGAGCGCACCAGCTGGATCGTTTTCGGTCTGCTGTTGAGCGCCGGTGGTGCGGTCGCCGTGGCCACCTTCGAGTCGCATGTGCAGGTGCGTGTCCACAACTGGCTCAACCCGTTGGAGCTGCAGAACGGCGGTGTGACGGAGACCGCGCAGGCGATGTACTCCTTCGGCTCCGGCGGCATCCTCGGGTCCGGTCTCGGACAGGGCTACTCCCGGCTCATCGGCGGTATCGCCCCGAAGAGCGACTACATCCTCGCCACCGTCGGCGAAGAGATCGGCCTGGCCGGTCTGATGGGGATCCTGCTGCTGTACGGCCTGCTCATCGAGCGCGGTATCCGTACGGCGCTGGCGGCGCGCGACCCGTTCGGCAAGCTGCTGGCGGTCGGCCTGTCGGGAGCCTTCGCGCTGCAGGTCTTCGTCGTCGCGGGCGGTGTGACGGGGCTCATCCCGCTGACGGGTATGACGATGCCGTTCCTGGCCCAAGGTGGCTCGTCCGTGATCGCCAACTGGGCGCTGGTGGGGATCCTGCTTCGGATCAGTGACACCGCGCGCCGTCCCGCTCCCGCCCCCGCTCCGTCCACCGACGCCGAGATGACCCAGGTGGTCCGCCCGTGA